In Tenebrio molitor chromosome 6, icTenMoli1.1, whole genome shotgun sequence, one genomic interval encodes:
- the AsnRS-m gene encoding asparaginyl-tRNA synthetase, producing MFKNTFLAEMLAQSARKGYFHKNLSSICHILETSKPGDVIRVKGWVKSLRDQKENVFVDVSDGSTDRKLQILVPKKSKPGGLATGASIVASGPVTLSPKGQIELSARDISVCGECVVSDGYPFAPRKQYTPEYVRQYLHLRPRTAKFGALLRVRNAATLAVYDHFNREGFINVHTPILTSNDCEGAGEVFKVLPESRSVLRAMLKEGQSDDEVYFDRKSFLTVSGQLHLEAAAHGLSRVYTFGPTFRAENSRSRLHLSEFYMLEAEVAFVDELRAVMECVEKLVKSVTQAVLDKSMEDVERCREKKESSASFSWLDKTFPVMTYREAVGILNDHRDKFREDFSSSKGLGKEHELFLVQHCGGVPTFVIDWPQEMKPFYARANGDGTVAALDLLGPNVGEVAGGSLRENDHARLGEKLPKNNSHLEWYLELRKFGSVPTGGFGLGFERYLQLILGTSNIKDVIPFPRWPHNCTL from the exons atgttcaaaaacacttttttggcCGAGATGTTGGCCCAATCTGCACGGAAAGGGTATTTTCACAAGAATTTATCGTCAATTTGTCACATCCTCGAGACGAGCAAGCCCGGTGACGTGATCCGGGTGAAG GGATGGGTCAAGTCGTTGCGAGACCAGAAAGAAAACGTGTTCGTCGACGTGAGCGACGGCTCGACCGACAGGAAGCTGCAAATATTGGTTCCGAAGAAATCGAAACCCGGGGGGCTCGCCACCGGCGCCTCGATAGTGGCCTCGGGGCCCGTCACGCTCTCACCCAAGGGACAAATCGAGCTCTCCGCCCGCGACATTTCGGTCTGCGGCGAGTGCGTCGTGAGCGACGGCTACCCTTTCGCCCCCCGAAAGCAGTACACCCCCGAGTACGTCAGACAGTACCTGCACCTCAGACCGCGCACCGCTAAATTCGGGGCGCTCCTGCGCGTGAGGAACGCCGCGACGTTGGCCGTTTACGATCATTTCAATCGCGAAGGGTTCATCAACGTGCACACGCCGATCTTGACTTCGAACGATTGCGAGGGGGCCGGGGAGGTGTTCAAGGTCCTTCCGGAGAGTCGAAGCGTGTTGAGGGCGATGCTGAAAGAGGGACAAAGCGACGACGAGGTCTACTTCGACAGAAAGTCGTTCTTGACGGTGTCGGGACAACTGCACCTGGAGGCGGCGGCGCACGGGTTGAGTCGCGTGTACACGTTCGGGCCCACCTTCAGGGCGGAGAACTCGAGGTCGCGGCTGCACCTATCGGAGTTTTACATGTTGGAAGCGGAAGTTGCTTTCGTTGACGAGCTCCGGGCGGTCATGGAGTGCGTCGAGAAGCTGGTGAAAAGCGTGACGCAAGCGGTGCTGGACAAATCGATGGAAGATGTGGAGAGGTGTCGAGAGAAAAAAGAGAGTTCTGCGAGTTTCAGCTGGTTGGATAAGACGTTTCCGGTGATGACGTATCGAGAGGCCGTCGGGATCTTGAACGATCACAGAGACAAGTTCCGGGAAGATTTCAGCTCGAGCAAGGGGTTGGGCAAGGAACACGAATTGTTCCTGGTGCAGCACTGCGGAGGCGTTCCCACTTTCGTGATCGACTGGCCCCAGGAGATGAAGCCGTTTTACGCGAGAGCGAACGGGGACGGCACCGTGGCGGCGCTGGACCTGCTGGGGCCCAACGTGGGGGAAGTGGCGGGTGGAAGCTTGCGCGAGAACGATCACGCCAGGTTGGGGGAGAAACTTCCGAAAAACAACTCCCACCTGGAGTGGTATTTGGAATTGAGGAAGTTCGGATCGGTGCCGACAGGGGGCTTCGGACTGGGTTTCGAGCGCTACCTGCAGCTCATCCTCGGAACTAGCAACATCAAAGACGTGATTCCGTTCCCGCGATGGCCCCACAACTGCACCTTGTGA